The Dethiosulfovibrio peptidovorans DSM 11002 genome has a window encoding:
- a CDS encoding phospho-N-acetylmuramoyl-pentapeptide-transferase, translated as MTIGLLMWGLVLFFFSILAQSKWILWLKHRDFKLAQKSYGPMRDEQKGKTPSLGGAMFMVMALPSILIGWALGDGYIGFQIILWSLPLASGGIGLWDDILKYSKSSSEGLSSLQKLSAQVLISLIWSVVVQRYLGIAILPGVYISPTFSILLCSFFVVSMLNGVNVTDGLDGLAAGASSISLMFICTVISSGISGAVAGLAMTLGFLWYNSFPARIFMGDCGSHFLGGLLVSISVCGGGLLYVIPAGALFGVEILSVAIQIVAIRVFSKKVFKMSPVHHHFELSGWSEVQIVLRFWILHIAGIVVLFLSGIGLGLHF; from the coding sequence ATGACTATAGGCCTTTTGATGTGGGGGTTGGTCCTGTTTTTTTTCTCCATCCTAGCTCAATCCAAATGGATATTATGGTTGAAACACCGTGATTTTAAATTGGCCCAGAAAAGCTATGGTCCGATGAGAGACGAACAAAAGGGCAAGACCCCGTCCCTTGGAGGGGCAATGTTTATGGTAATGGCGCTGCCGTCCATTTTGATAGGCTGGGCTTTAGGAGATGGTTATATTGGATTTCAGATAATTCTATGGTCATTGCCTCTGGCTTCCGGAGGGATCGGTCTATGGGATGATATCCTGAAATACTCAAAATCCTCTAGTGAGGGGCTATCCAGTCTGCAGAAGCTTTCAGCTCAGGTATTAATATCCCTGATTTGGTCCGTGGTAGTCCAAAGATATTTAGGAATCGCTATTTTGCCTGGGGTTTATATATCGCCTACGTTCTCGATTCTCCTTTGTTCCTTTTTTGTCGTCTCCATGCTCAACGGAGTCAACGTTACAGACGGATTGGATGGACTGGCCGCGGGAGCCTCGTCGATTTCGTTGATGTTCATCTGCACAGTAATATCGTCCGGAATCAGCGGAGCGGTAGCGGGACTAGCCATGACGCTCGGTTTTCTGTGGTACAATTCCTTCCCCGCCAGGATATTCATGGGAGATTGCGGTTCTCATTTTCTCGGAGGGCTTTTGGTCTCCATATCGGTCTGTGGAGGAGGACTGCTGTATGTTATCCCTGCTGGAGCTCTTTTCGGCGTCGAGATATTATCCGTGGCGATTCAAATAGTAGCCATAAGGGTTTTCTCCAAAAAAGTCTTTAAAATGAGCCCCGTGCATCATCATTTCGAACTATCAGGATGGAGCGAGGTGCAGATAGTTCTGAGATTCTGGATCCTACATATAGCCGGGATCGTCGTCCTTTTTCTGTCTGGAATTGGCCTTGGACTTCACTTTTAA
- the murD gene encoding UDP-N-acetylmuramoyl-L-alanine--D-glutamate ligase: MEDLFGKKVTVLGAGISGEALASSAVRSGASVFVTESKADIPEDRRLGLKDMGVNFEIGGHSSKALECDLMLVSSGVSPKAPLLLEARDAGIKVMGEVDFVLPKLDGKVVVVTGTNGKTTTTSLIAHLLEVSGLDALALGNIGSPLGDFAGERRDVFVIELSSFQLHWTEKSEFDISVITNIAPDHIDWHGSYENYISAKKKAISHRRDTGWSIVQEKDRSLLGGQSDPRTIGLTLENDLKKDGIFINNERAIAVIEGVRHDLFMSKQVPLLGGHNIENAAMAATACILSSSRKIDWSMGLASYQAPPHRCQFIVEKDGISYVDDSKGTNVASTCTALRSIPGGKVVILGGKGKGENYRELALAVKDNCRYAILLGEERFAIADALKEQNVTDWQMVESMEEAVVKASRRAKRGDTVLLSPACTSWDMYGSYRERGDHFSGLAKAIEGIDVKS, encoded by the coding sequence GTGGAAGATTTATTCGGTAAAAAAGTTACCGTATTGGGAGCCGGGATCAGCGGCGAGGCTTTGGCTTCCTCTGCGGTCAGGTCGGGAGCCTCGGTCTTTGTTACGGAAAGCAAAGCCGATATACCGGAAGATAGACGGCTTGGCCTAAAGGATATGGGAGTCAACTTCGAGATAGGAGGGCATTCCTCCAAGGCCTTGGAGTGTGACCTCATGCTGGTGAGTTCCGGAGTTTCCCCTAAGGCTCCTTTGCTTCTGGAAGCGAGAGATGCCGGAATCAAGGTGATGGGAGAGGTAGATTTCGTGTTACCCAAACTGGACGGGAAGGTCGTCGTTGTAACTGGTACTAACGGAAAGACCACCACCACTTCATTGATCGCCCATCTGCTTGAAGTCTCCGGTCTTGATGCCTTAGCACTGGGGAACATAGGTTCGCCTCTAGGTGATTTCGCAGGTGAAAGAAGAGACGTCTTCGTGATAGAGCTGAGCAGTTTTCAACTCCACTGGACCGAGAAATCCGAGTTTGATATCTCTGTAATTACCAACATTGCACCGGACCATATCGATTGGCATGGGTCCTACGAAAATTACATTTCAGCCAAGAAAAAAGCCATCTCTCACAGAAGGGATACTGGGTGGTCCATCGTTCAGGAAAAGGATCGTTCCCTCCTAGGTGGGCAAAGCGATCCAAGGACCATCGGTTTGACTCTGGAGAACGATTTAAAGAAAGACGGTATATTTATAAACAATGAAAGAGCGATCGCTGTTATAGAGGGCGTTCGCCACGATCTTTTCATGTCGAAGCAAGTTCCTTTGCTGGGAGGACATAACATAGAGAACGCCGCCATGGCCGCAACTGCCTGTATATTGTCATCTTCCAGAAAAATAGATTGGTCCATGGGGCTCGCCTCCTACCAAGCCCCTCCCCATAGATGTCAGTTCATAGTGGAGAAGGACGGAATATCCTACGTCGATGACTCCAAGGGAACAAACGTTGCCTCCACTTGTACAGCCCTTAGGTCCATTCCTGGCGGAAAGGTCGTTATCCTGGGAGGAAAAGGGAAGGGAGAGAATTACCGCGAGTTGGCACTTGCGGTGAAGGATAACTGTAGATATGCCATATTGCTTGGAGAAGAGCGTTTTGCCATAGCAGATGCCTTGAAAGAACAGAATGTAACCGACTGGCAGATGGTTGAATCCATGGAAGAGGCCGTAGTCAAGGCGTCCAGAAGGGCTAAAAGAGGGGACACTGTGTTGCTATCCCCTGCTTGCACTAGCTGGGATATGTACGGAAGCTACAGGGAGAGAGGCGACCATTTCAGTGGGTTGGCGAAAGCGATAGAGGGGATAGACGTAAAGTCGTGA
- a CDS encoding FtsW/RodA/SpoVE family cell cycle protein has product MRSGRDPVVWIVPLILSALGIVVILSLTTVRLGDGSISFVLGQRQAQWLAVALICMLISSALPLDFWWERSGLFLSSSWILTWLTLIPGIGTGGGGASRWIKLGSISFQPLELLVFFLMIHLCKIYTRKKLKSFRAFSLTLLLIFIAAVPVLLQPDLGGTLLLFFLAMGIYVQAYGFLLPLTSAILLSPVFVFLSQKGYRQRRIVAWLDPWSDPSDVGYQTIQGLIAFANGGFWGTGLGKAVQRSRFLPAAHTDFVFAAVAETLGVIGSVTVLSLFSLWFFRIYCHFRQAEDSSIALLLWAGALSIAIPLIINIGGISNAIPMTGMPLPFLSYGGSSLVISWLKIGLILRAMRELYDGKRWVED; this is encoded by the coding sequence GTGAGATCAGGAAGGGACCCTGTCGTATGGATCGTGCCCCTGATCCTTTCTGCCCTCGGAATAGTGGTGATATTGTCCTTGACCACGGTTAGGTTAGGGGACGGCTCCATATCGTTCGTGTTAGGGCAAAGACAGGCTCAGTGGTTGGCGGTTGCCTTGATATGTATGTTGATATCGAGCGCCTTGCCACTGGATTTTTGGTGGGAACGAAGCGGGCTCTTTCTGTCATCATCCTGGATTCTTACCTGGTTGACATTGATCCCAGGCATAGGAACCGGCGGAGGCGGTGCTTCAAGATGGATCAAGTTAGGTTCCATCAGCTTCCAGCCCCTGGAATTGCTCGTTTTTTTTCTGATGATCCACCTGTGTAAAATCTACACGAGAAAGAAGCTAAAATCCTTCAGGGCCTTCTCCTTGACGTTATTGCTGATATTCATCGCGGCTGTACCGGTATTGCTGCAACCCGACCTTGGTGGAACTTTGTTATTGTTTTTCCTTGCCATGGGAATCTACGTGCAGGCTTACGGTTTTCTTCTACCCCTTACGTCTGCGATCCTGCTGTCGCCCGTTTTCGTATTTCTCTCTCAGAAAGGCTACAGACAGAGGCGAATCGTCGCCTGGCTCGACCCTTGGTCCGATCCTTCCGACGTCGGATACCAGACAATTCAAGGATTGATAGCCTTTGCTAACGGTGGTTTCTGGGGTACCGGCTTGGGAAAGGCTGTACAGAGAAGTCGCTTCCTGCCAGCGGCTCACACGGATTTTGTCTTTGCCGCTGTCGCTGAGACTCTGGGGGTAATAGGAAGCGTAACCGTCCTATCTTTGTTCTCGCTTTGGTTTTTTCGGATTTACTGTCATTTTCGTCAGGCCGAGGATTCCTCGATAGCCTTGTTGCTGTGGGCAGGAGCTCTGTCTATAGCTATCCCTCTGATCATAAATATCGGAGGAATATCGAATGCCATACCGATGACTGGAATGCCTTTGCCCTTTTTGAGTTATGGTGGAAGCTCTCTGGTAATATCTTGGCTTAAGATAGGGCTCATCCTTAGAGCAATGAGAGAGTTATACGATGGAAAAAGGTGGGTGGAAGATTGA
- a CDS encoding UDP-N-acetylglucosamine--N-acetylmuramyl-(pentapeptide) pyrophosphoryl-undecaprenol N-acetylglucosamine transferase, with product MKIILVAGGTGGHITPAIAFGNSRREAGDQVYYVCGSRSMEKNIYENHNVSPFILPVEGSPLGIKTLRSVFERSWNMIKSIAIMYKKVNEINPDCLILFGGYISFPALVVSKFVKSPVFIHEQNVVAGKVSRIASRWKVPVATGWHKCKGVKGVFTGTPTRKFRKLSRGASLDELGLTDAVGEEDRVIVLLGGSLGSSSLIDLVSITSSMVEFVRCFFIVLGTDEDRVENKVAYLSNRWDMSPIYGVADMVICRAGGATLAEIGELGIPAVVVPWEKASDGHQYENALSFLEDKKSVRIWTPQMGIAELVKIIDELENDISRKPNTEYGELKELKNSTDDDNAVSALWRLILSHI from the coding sequence TTGAAAATAATTTTAGTCGCAGGAGGAACCGGTGGGCATATAACCCCGGCCATAGCGTTCGGAAACTCGAGAAGGGAAGCAGGAGATCAAGTCTATTACGTATGTGGATCCAGATCGATGGAAAAAAACATATATGAAAACCATAATGTTAGTCCTTTTATCCTACCGGTAGAGGGATCGCCTTTAGGCATCAAGACTTTAAGGAGTGTCTTTGAAAGATCGTGGAATATGATAAAGTCCATCGCAATTATGTATAAAAAGGTCAATGAGATAAATCCCGATTGTTTAATCCTTTTCGGAGGTTACATCTCTTTTCCCGCCCTCGTCGTGAGCAAGTTTGTAAAGAGTCCCGTTTTTATACATGAACAAAACGTCGTTGCGGGAAAGGTATCTCGTATCGCCTCAAGATGGAAAGTACCTGTGGCTACTGGGTGGCACAAATGTAAGGGGGTAAAAGGAGTTTTCACAGGGACGCCAACTAGAAAATTTAGAAAATTATCTCGAGGGGCGTCTCTTGACGAACTAGGGTTAACCGATGCAGTCGGCGAAGAGGATCGTGTTATCGTGCTTCTTGGTGGCTCTCTTGGCAGCTCTAGCCTGATCGACTTGGTATCGATCACCTCATCTATGGTAGAATTTGTAAGGTGTTTTTTCATCGTACTAGGAACCGACGAGGATAGAGTGGAGAATAAAGTGGCATATCTTTCCAATAGATGGGATATGTCGCCAATTTACGGGGTAGCTGATATGGTTATCTGTCGGGCCGGAGGAGCCACATTGGCCGAGATAGGCGAGCTAGGCATACCCGCCGTGGTAGTTCCCTGGGAGAAAGCCTCCGATGGACATCAATATGAAAATGCCCTGTCTTTTTTGGAGGATAAAAAGTCGGTACGAATCTGGACTCCCCAAATGGGCATTGCCGAACTGGTAAAGATAATAGACGAGTTAGAGAACGATATTTCTCGAAAACCGAATACAGAATACGGCGAATTAAAAGAATTAAAAAACTCGACCGACGACGATAATGCAGTCTCGGCGTTGTGGCGATTGATTCTTTCGCATATTTGA
- the murC gene encoding UDP-N-acetylmuramate--L-alanine ligase yields MEIKEINLDEVRHIHLMGIGGAGMSGLALLLKELGFDVSGCDMSYGFYVEKVAQADIDFNIGHSSDHLSRFSPDLLVYSSAIPEDNEELVVARESGIAVAQRAQVLSAIFDVRYGIGVAGTHGKTTTSSMIGLILSGAGLEPTVAIGGELCDIGCNARLGSGPHMVAELDESDGSFLCFHPTISVITNVDWDHVNHYPDFDSVLNTFESFSKNLRKGGLSVLCGEDGGVQSLLKMMEKDGPKAKVTYGWGDRWDWGATDIEYNHGGGVSFSVRKHGRSIGRIELSVSGDHNVLNALASCIVADTLSVPFDVIKRTLRQFKGAKRRLQFKGGVEHIDVYDDYGHHPKEVEATLKAISQIFPERKILVAFQPHRFTRTAAMAEDFAEVLTYADKVVVLPIYPADEPPIDGVTSHMIGDHLSMKKHPSFFVADRKKDAIDKVMSLVEEGDVILTLGAGDIADLGDILVKEIGRKNIVPRSIAIGV; encoded by the coding sequence TTGGAAATAAAGGAGATAAACTTGGATGAGGTTCGCCATATACATCTGATGGGGATCGGCGGTGCCGGAATGAGCGGTCTAGCCCTTCTTTTAAAGGAGCTCGGCTTCGATGTCAGTGGCTGCGACATGTCCTATGGATTCTACGTTGAAAAAGTGGCTCAAGCCGACATAGATTTCAATATAGGTCATAGTTCGGACCACCTATCCCGGTTCTCTCCCGACCTGTTAGTCTACAGCAGTGCGATTCCCGAGGATAACGAAGAGTTGGTAGTCGCCAGAGAAAGCGGTATAGCCGTCGCTCAGAGGGCTCAGGTATTGAGCGCTATATTCGACGTTAGATACGGAATAGGAGTAGCCGGTACCCACGGAAAAACTACTACATCTTCAATGATAGGCCTAATTCTCAGCGGAGCCGGGCTTGAACCTACCGTCGCTATAGGCGGCGAGCTGTGCGATATAGGTTGCAACGCCAGACTCGGATCGGGGCCTCATATGGTCGCCGAACTCGACGAAAGCGACGGTTCCTTTCTCTGTTTTCATCCCACCATATCGGTTATAACGAACGTCGATTGGGATCACGTAAATCACTATCCCGATTTCGATTCCGTCCTTAACACCTTCGAGTCTTTCTCCAAAAATCTTAGGAAGGGGGGATTGTCCGTACTCTGCGGAGAGGACGGAGGAGTACAATCTCTGCTGAAGATGATGGAGAAAGATGGCCCTAAAGCTAAAGTCACCTACGGCTGGGGAGACAGGTGGGATTGGGGAGCCACAGACATAGAGTATAATCATGGTGGCGGTGTCTCGTTTTCCGTCAGAAAACACGGTAGATCTATAGGCAGAATAGAGCTCTCAGTCTCGGGAGACCACAACGTGTTGAACGCCTTGGCATCCTGTATAGTAGCAGACACGTTGTCTGTTCCGTTCGACGTGATAAAGAGAACCCTGCGTCAATTTAAAGGTGCGAAAAGACGGTTACAGTTCAAGGGCGGAGTCGAACATATAGATGTATACGACGATTACGGCCATCATCCAAAAGAAGTAGAGGCTACCTTGAAGGCGATAAGTCAGATCTTTCCAGAGAGAAAGATCTTGGTGGCCTTTCAGCCTCATCGATTTACAAGGACGGCAGCAATGGCGGAGGACTTTGCCGAAGTCCTAACATATGCCGATAAGGTCGTCGTATTGCCTATCTACCCAGCCGACGAACCGCCTATAGACGGTGTGACATCCCACATGATAGGGGATCATCTATCGATGAAAAAGCACCCGTCCTTTTTTGTGGCGGATAGAAAAAAGGACGCCATAGATAAAGTAATGTCCTTGGTTGAGGAGGGAGATGTGATCTTGACTCTAGGGGCGGGAGATATAGCGGATCTAGGCGATATACTTGTAAAAGAGATAGGTCGCAAGAATATAGTTCCTCGTTCAATAGCTATAGGGGTTTGA